The Clostridioides sp. ES-S-0010-02 genome window below encodes:
- a CDS encoding DUF1846 domain-containing protein — MKIGFDHKKYLEEQSKYILERVNNFDKLYLEFGGKLMGDLHAKRVLPGFDENAKIKVLQHMKEKVEVVICVYAGDIERNKIRGDFGITYDMEVLRLIDDLRGYELDVNSVVITRFEGQPATTVFINKLERRGIKVYKHYPTKGYPSDVETIVSDEGYGANDYIETTKPIVVVTAPGPNSGKLGTCLSQLYHENKRGNVVGYSKFETFPVWNIPVKHPLNIAYEAATVDLKDVNMIDSFHLETYGEMSVNYNRDLELFPVLKKIIEKITGKESIFQSPTDMGVNRVGFGIIDDEVIRKASIEEIIRRYFKTACEYKKGQVDKGAYDRMKMIMEELNLKPEDRNVVLPARNYSNKLKENADKNDTCPVVALELEDGTILTGKGSDLMNGTAAAVLNAIKHLANISDDMHLISPVILEPIINLKTKTLASRNVSLSCQEVLTALSICAVTNPTAQFAMEKLALLKGCQAHSTTILNRDDEQTFRKLGIDVTCDPEYPSQNLYYS, encoded by the coding sequence ATGAAAATAGGATTTGACCACAAAAAATATTTAGAAGAGCAGTCTAAATATATCTTAGAAAGAGTAAATAATTTTGACAAGCTTTATTTGGAGTTTGGAGGAAAATTAATGGGAGACCTTCATGCAAAAAGAGTACTTCCAGGGTTTGATGAAAATGCAAAGATAAAAGTATTACAACATATGAAAGAAAAAGTTGAAGTTGTAATTTGTGTGTATGCAGGAGATATAGAAAGAAATAAAATAAGAGGTGACTTTGGTATCACTTATGATATGGAAGTTTTAAGATTAATAGATGATTTAAGAGGTTATGAGCTAGATGTAAACAGTGTAGTAATCACTAGATTTGAGGGACAACCTGCAACGACTGTATTCATAAATAAGTTAGAGCGTAGAGGAATCAAAGTTTATAAACATTATCCAACAAAGGGATATCCTTCAGATGTTGAAACTATAGTTAGTGATGAAGGATATGGAGCAAATGATTATATAGAAACTACAAAGCCAATTGTAGTAGTAACAGCACCAGGACCTAATAGTGGAAAACTTGGTACTTGTTTAAGTCAGTTATACCATGAAAATAAAAGAGGAAATGTAGTTGGATATTCTAAATTTGAAACATTCCCAGTTTGGAATATACCTGTGAAACATCCTTTAAACATAGCTTATGAGGCAGCTACAGTAGATTTAAAAGACGTAAATATGATAGATTCATTCCATCTTGAAACGTATGGTGAAATGTCAGTAAACTATAATAGAGATTTAGAGTTATTCCCAGTGTTAAAAAAAATAATAGAAAAAATAACTGGAAAAGAATCAATTTTCCAATCTCCAACTGACATGGGTGTTAATAGAGTTGGTTTTGGAATAATAGATGATGAAGTAATAAGAAAAGCTTCTATAGAAGAAATTATAAGAAGATACTTTAAAACTGCTTGTGAGTATAAAAAGGGACAAGTTGATAAAGGTGCTTATGATAGAATGAAAATGATTATGGAAGAGCTTAATTTAAAGCCAGAAGATAGAAACGTTGTTTTACCTGCTAGAAATTACAGTAATAAGTTAAAAGAAAATGCTGATAAAAATGATACTTGTCCTGTAGTGGCACTAGAATTAGAAGATGGGACAATATTAACTGGTAAAGGTTCTGACTTAATGAATGGAACAGCAGCAGCAGTACTGAATGCAATTAAGCATTTAGCTAATATATCTGATGATATGCACTTAATATCACCTGTAATATTAGAGCCTATTATAAATTTAAAAACAAAAACTTTAGCAAGTAGAAATGTTTCACTTAGTTGTCAAGAGGTTTTAACTGCTCTTAGTATTTGTGCTGTAACTAATCCAACTGCACAATTTGCTATGGAAAAGTTAGCTTTATTAAAAGGGTGTCAAGCACATTCTACTACTATATTAAATAGAGATGATGAACAAACATTTAGAAAGCTTGGTATAGATGTAACTTGTGACCCAGAGTATCCTTCACAAAATCTTTACTATAGCTAA